The Nitrososphaerota archaeon DNA window GCTGAGCACGTTATCGTAGCAGCTGGAAGAGCTGGTGCGAGCTGGCTTAGGCAGGAAGCAGCTAGGCTTGGGATAAAGCTGATGGCAAACCCAGTTGATATAGGGGTGAGGGTTGAGGTTCCAGCAGCTATTATGCAAGAGATAACCGATGTCCTCTATGAGCCCAAGTTCCTCTTCTACTCCAAATCCTTTGACGATAGAGTGAGGACGTTCTGCGTCTGCCCAAATGGGTTTGTGGTGCCTGAGTATACAGATGACTTGGTTACTGTGAATGGGCATAGCTACTTGAATAAGAAGAGTGATAACACGAACTTCGCCCTCCTTGTCAGCACCAAGTTCACCGAGCCTTTCAATGACCCTATAGCGTACGGCAAGTATATAGCTAAATTAGCAAACCTTCTGGTAGGTGGGGTTATGGTTCAGAGGCTGGCTGACTTAGATGAGGGTAGAAGGTCGACACCAGAGAGGCTGGCGAAGAGCATAGTCGAGCCAACATACAAAGACGCTAAGCCAGGTGATCTGAGCTTCGTATTACCCGCAAGGTACCTTATAGGCATAAAGGAGATGCTTCAGGCGCTGGATAAAGTCACACCAGGGGTCTACAGCAAACACACCCTACTCTACGGGGTTGAGGTTAAGTTCTATTCGTCGAGGTTAGAGCTGAGTAACTGCTTAGAAACCAGGATAAAGAACCTCTTCGCTATTGGGGATGGTGCTGGGATTACACGCGGCTTGGTCCAAGCCTCAGCCTCAGGTCTGATAGCTGCTAGAGAGATCCTAGCTAGGAAGGGCATAGACGCTGAGAAAAAGAGCGTAGGTATTTAAACCCCGCACCTCTAGAGATGCGTAAGCGATGCCAGAAGAGTTAGCTACGGTAGAGACCTCTGATGAGATAGTATACTTAGCATACAGGGCTAGACGCAGGAATTCGAGGAAAGGTGAGAATGGTAGGGTTCTTGTGGTCGGTGGGAGCTACCTATACCACGGAGCACCCCTACTTTCAGCGCTAGGGGCATCTAAGGTCGGTGTGGATCTGGTCTACTTGGCCGTGCCGAATGTGATAGCAGCGCCGATCAGAGCCTACTCACCTACATTCATAGTCCTACCGCTGCCAGACGCTAAACTCACAGTTGGCTGCGTGAACAGGCTTCTGAAGTGGCTTCCTGAGGTGGACGCTGCGGTAGTAGGCCCGGGTTTAGGTAAACAGAAGACTGATGGTATGAAGAAGCTGGTTAGAGAACTTGCTCTTAAAGGTGTGAAGGTCGTGTTAGACGCTGATGCCCTAAGAGTAGAAGTGACTCAAGAGGTAGCTGGTAAGCCAAGCGTGCTCACCCCGCACCAAGGAGAGTTCAAAAGGGTCTTCAGCAAAGAGCTTGATGAGAAGCTGGAGAGCAGAGCCACAGCGCTAAAGGAGGCAGCCGCGCAAGCTAAGACAACGATCCTCCTAAAGGGTGCCGTAGACATAATCTCAGATGGAACTAGAGTAGCGTTCAACAGAACTGGTACACCAGCCATGACCGTAGGAGGTACGGGTGACGTTTTGGCGGGTGTGGTTGCCGCCTTCC harbors:
- a CDS encoding NAD(P)H-hydrate dehydratase → MPEELATVETSDEIVYLAYRARRRNSRKGENGRVLVVGGSYLYHGAPLLSALGASKVGVDLVYLAVPNVIAAPIRAYSPTFIVLPLPDAKLTVGCVNRLLKWLPEVDAAVVGPGLGKQKTDGMKKLVRELALKGVKVVLDADALRVEVTQEVAGKPSVLTPHQGEFKRVFSKELDEKLESRATALKEAAAQAKTTILLKGAVDIISDGTRVAFNRTGTPAMTVGGTGDVLAGVVAAFLALGAEPFAAAAAGAYINGLAGEAAEKELGLHITAVDVAGKIPYVLKRFDRVG
- a CDS encoding FAD-dependent oxidoreductase is translated as MPKEKYDVIIVGASPAGIFAALELTRKSDLSVLIIDKGKDISQRQHQGESLISGWGGAGAFSDGKLNFSTTSGGWLREYVGVERLKQLMDEVDKIYLEFGASNQVYGVDLDEIAHIVRKAAFAGLKLIPFRIRHLGSDMAPLILQRMKKALEERAEIRLETEVTKILTSNDVVSGVELRSGEKIYAEHVIVAAGRAGASWLRQEAARLGIKLMANPVDIGVRVEVPAAIMQEITDVLYEPKFLFYSKSFDDRVRTFCVCPNGFVVPEYTDDLVTVNGHSYLNKKSDNTNFALLVSTKFTEPFNDPIAYGKYIAKLANLLVGGVMVQRLADLDEGRRSTPERLAKSIVEPTYKDAKPGDLSFVLPARYLIGIKEMLQALDKVTPGVYSKHTLLYGVEVKFYSSRLELSNCLETRIKNLFAIGDGAGITRGLVQASASGLIAAREILARKGIDAEKKSVGI